One part of the Pecten maximus chromosome 9, xPecMax1.1, whole genome shotgun sequence genome encodes these proteins:
- the LOC117334949 gene encoding aquaporin-9-like, translating to MFSKSIKREAMAEFLGTFMLMALSDGANAQWLLSSGTKGSALSIHISQGIGVMMGVYISGGVSGGHINPAVTVAQAFRGRLSWIKVPFYLAGQYGGSFAASLAIYLVYSDALHHFDGGVRLTSGQNGTAGIWATYPRTFLSVTNSIVDQIFGTAVLLICVSALSDKRNMNPSSGLLPVCTGLLVFVINSTFCFNCGCAINPARDLSPRLFTAMAGWGSEPFSYNRYSYFWVPVLGPHIGAILGTIVYDLCVGFHWPDENVNENDEQEPVWIRRKFDKQKEYYQSKNGEFDSLLETSV from the exons atgttttcaaaatcaatcaaAAGGGAAGCAATGGCTGAATTCCTGGGAACATTCATGTTAATG GCGCTCAGCGACGGTGCGAATGCCCAGTGGCTATTAAGTAGTGGAACCAAGGGGTCTGCTTTGTCTATCCACATATCTCAAGGGATCGGTGTGATGATGGGTGTATACATATCTGGAGGAGTTTCAG GAGGACATATAAACCCAGCAGTGACAGTAGCACAGGCTTTCCGAGGACGACTGTCCTGGATAAAGGTCCCATTCTATTTGGCTGGGCAGTATGGAGGGAGCTTTGCTGCTTCTCTGGCGATATACCTAGTCTACAGCG ACGCTCTTCATCATTTTGACGGTGGCGTCCGATTGACCAGTGGGCAGAACGGTACAGCTGGGATATGGGCGACCTATCCACGTACTTTTCTCTCCGTCACCAATAGTATAGTGGACCAG ATATTTGGAACAGCAGTATTGTTGATATGTGTATCAGCTTTGTCAGACAAGAGGAACATGAATCCGTCCTCTGGCCTACTCCCTGTGTGTACCGGACTCCTCGTCTTCGTTATAAACAGTACATTTTGCTTTAATTGCGGCTGCGCAATCAATCCAGCACGTGACCTATCGCCAAGGCTGTTTACCGCCATGGCTGGATGGGGAAGTGAACCTTTTAG TTATAACAGGTACTCCTACTTTTGGGTACCAGTCCTGGGACCTCACATAGGAGCAATTCTTGGTACCATTGTGTACGACCTTTGTGTTGGTTTCCATTGGCcagatgaaaatgtaaatgaaaatgaCGAACAGGAACCTGTTTGGATCCGACGAAAATTTGACAAACAAAAAG AATACTATCAAAGTAAAAACGGGGAATTCGACAGTCTTTTGGAAACATCTGTCTGA